Proteins from a single region of Aureibacter tunicatorum:
- a CDS encoding HYR domain-containing protein yields MRKLFISLFFLLQISYSLFGQGFEYPSGYTYCKPVSDLTVKCLITEGQNGSFTVSPSGQGVTVNSVTGDLTIHPNAVIQDYTVSYTYQKTTGEESIPFDGFDLTITNGDMCSGFGSQADEIYISNFGSSTSANNAVFKADIINGKAQLQKFIDYPISVENSTRPETREYDQGQIALGPISSNVRDRLYFLNEQDRMGYIDLRNNRFYAVGETVRPGLQLGFDIEGNLYFGATSYFSRSIARLDNYKITSTAYDFGRSLNTVSYGALYNNQWITSFNEGDVTFDQDGFMYVANVVNNNLSQIYKFKFNDATKNYESNERVDVSGQVVGLASPSDGCVYYLAKGARELRKVNGLNNCIQTVVGRQVVSVTERVEGAEFSFSKSSYCNSDGTTQRILAPNNAWGVITSSPSGLVWADISEGIVDLEASKDATYLITNSVNACGQSFVHSENLVIDGNPVYATLNLMLCDNDTAKLPNMIQDYDQKELLYDFLLYYNRNDAIAGGSSGRVDTSNIRPGALYYVRGEDKVSDCFTVLPSDVVSLPAPEILSITKHPDPVCEGTGVDLNTVRYTSNIVDQDELTKYFFEDQSLTIPVPDPTNVTVTGTYWMILEDNLTGCRSTAPAGVNVIINPIDQATFSYPDFCANEDGQPYLDSGTVQGGDFSFRLNGSTGPFVTQIGMTTIDRNTGIIMGAVQNIDYQIRYSTASNPVSVCPNEHLEVSTALEYPTSDFSYPLGSYCQSAENPRPTISGTTGGVFSYTALTGGMLVIDPRSGEVNLTASDLGKYTIEYNVSIGNCNSKSQVDLEIIESPKVKFEYSSSSYCQGRIINTVSPRFLEGGSAGLFTSTPAGLDIEESSGIITLKTSLAGNYVVTNTIPEQSGCPEASYSFQLSILQSPEITLQDIINYCPYDGGIDLADPSYYTGDLSEVTRRYFNNSHEIFPDPEGKVIVNAGMYIVDALGKNGCATVLATRVIQLAEPTITIRSLPEPKCLPESFDLTSLDIQIDFDTMIGGVVDYFESQSDAVMNINPVPDPTDVLGTLTGKYYYIRADNTNGCFNIDSVRLFSVPRDDASFSFDDYCESKPNGAYAIATPGGLFSFANSRLLTLGISGPTIDQVTGEITGGVGGDTYMVKYLTRNLPEDPSKGVCPSSMVVPVMCLENPLLVINNPDPVCGGGTVDLSDPSITAGSSPNIELSYYFLYSDADNKVNPLTESEYKNAPVGTYYIRAEFMDGCYSIKPVEVKSVGEPMISFAIEEDETCSNKAYKLIGVHAENYSSFAWTDDGDGALSDENTLSPTYTPVASDAGNVVNITLTLQPLQGCPSPVSKTFRLNIIGAPESDAGVTPVDVCNTSTSIDLIGVIANGNPMWTSNGTGSFDDPTSATTSYNFSNDDYVAKRVELTLTVESSSLRCEEAKSGKVVMLVDSLNARFSYPSSSFCTGAQNPTPTVVESGGEFTANSSDLSINASTGEIDLSASLAGTYIVTYSLTSSTVCPNASTSSTINIIQSPDASFSYAEGSYCRSHENILPSTGTIGVLSASPSGLVFVDASTGEIDLVNSSPNTYTITNSLSSGGCVAPPATFDLTVIDFPALVINDPDPICAGEYVDLTSPDITRGTPDISSLTFAYYLNERDAWLGSNIGTVPDPTQVTGGIYYIRATNINTNCSNVKPVNVIENELPMAVVVNPDPICEPNTVDLFLSVMTTDEVHFYPTLNDAESDTNMIPDADAMTVSISGTYYARVENSFGCFIVKPVVVRIVAKEDPGFNFNDFCFGEENKPTDIVTLGGTFSFVGTVAGGAMINPSTGQISNEEEGATYVVQYRTNGMCPDSSKVSVKVKNLDDAAFTYGRNCDGDPIVPAYVVLPGGAFSINDPTGSAQINSQTGEVTNYIVGNVFFVFYETDGAPSSECPNSSSEEELVLAKSDPSFYYPSFCADKPVPAIVTGDAGGTFEFVVMPGDGATIDETTGLISNARPGETYTVSYTSPQPCPDKMINQVRVLPIGDSSFDFPDFCAASGGMPSKVATPGGLFSFDSPPSEGEIIDPATGFISNAKENVIYRVRYTLEDAPTYCYSSTVVSTMAEPVFKSCPGDIVISDTDAGKCSAKVFWTPPTLSTACAGLRVTSNYSPGDEFPVGVTTVRYVAGIDPANPVAICEFNILVRDNTPPEIENCGVTMSFEADPVTLTYPIPDVAKATDNCGLLSVTQSPAAGTIVGLGTHVVEVEAEDIYGKKAMCEIYIQVFDPSVICPPSVDVEQSGANCQAPVPDITGVFMHENPLLIDVEQTPAAGDLISVGKSQIHVTGVNPSGNRVGCFVPLNVYSVPVAMCKPADVYLDENGKGVLDPLLLNNGSFDPCYDPSELVFSVSKSRFECSDRGSENVLLLVTNPSGKSTSCSGTVSVLDTISPIVITKNAKLYLDDNGMVLLATSQIDDGSFDNCSAQLNLTLSKNDFDCDDLGANNVELTAMDESGSSSSGSAVAYVFDTIAPKITCPPPVEFKVANDEIYLIDSLVKYLKPEDVRENCTLISLTQIPEYNTPINHGNNFVRLEGIDQSNNVGSCQTYIKLNLDSIDFETQKTYYVAEGSCTIVLPDIGQEVVDRNPGLTNVKQYPSPGEVFDIGSHRVILTGIDKNGLEFVFVIDVMVVDQNPPVARCRSKVEIYLNDKEVAMLAPAQVDSGSFDLCSSVNVSLSRDEFYCRDLGDNTVDLFVEDAYGNQSYCTSDVFVGLQGRDTLLITGCPVDTITVDNDLDQCGANVYWTEPVKTVSCVEVTSNYKSGDFFPVGVTKVEYDAKAGPYMRSCVFYVKVIDQQGPVITCPNNIKSCESFVNVPKPTIDDNCPVVEVKNSFNGTDDASGFYPVGDTTYVTWTVLDNQGKKDECVMTVAVAPEGKISLPASDTVRLGDEITLRPQASGVNRFEWSPSTYLNDPNIENPICKPDNTITYDLKAWWDGYSECSVYGKIEIVVEEALDIPDVFTPDGDGVNDTFEIIGAKNFPNAVLQIYNRFGDRIFHTTDILNDEWDGTRNGSDLPVATYYYVLDLNNQEGRVINGVVTIIR; encoded by the coding sequence ACCGTCAAATGCTTGATTACTGAAGGGCAAAATGGAAGTTTCACCGTCAGTCCTTCTGGTCAAGGGGTAACAGTGAATTCTGTGACGGGAGACCTTACCATACATCCCAACGCAGTGATTCAAGATTATACAGTTTCTTACACATACCAAAAAACGACCGGAGAAGAAAGCATCCCTTTTGACGGCTTTGATTTGACGATTACAAATGGCGATATGTGTTCGGGCTTTGGAAGCCAAGCGGATGAGATATACATTTCGAATTTCGGGAGTAGCACATCAGCGAATAATGCGGTTTTCAAAGCTGATATTATTAATGGTAAAGCGCAACTTCAAAAGTTTATCGACTATCCAATATCTGTTGAGAATTCCACAAGGCCGGAGACGCGCGAGTACGATCAAGGGCAAATAGCTTTAGGCCCGATCTCTTCAAATGTAAGAGACCGACTTTATTTTTTGAATGAACAAGATCGAATGGGGTACATTGACCTAAGGAATAACAGGTTTTACGCCGTTGGAGAAACGGTACGGCCAGGTTTGCAGTTAGGCTTTGATATTGAAGGAAATTTGTACTTTGGAGCAACTTCTTATTTTTCCAGATCCATAGCCAGATTGGATAATTATAAAATCACTTCAACTGCTTATGATTTTGGCCGCTCCTTGAATACAGTGAGTTACGGCGCGCTTTATAATAATCAATGGATAACTTCATTTAACGAAGGAGATGTGACATTTGATCAAGATGGATTTATGTATGTGGCGAATGTGGTGAATAACAATCTCAGCCAGATTTATAAATTCAAATTCAATGACGCTACTAAAAATTATGAATCCAATGAACGGGTAGATGTATCTGGACAAGTGGTGGGCTTAGCTTCACCAAGCGATGGTTGCGTTTATTATTTGGCTAAGGGCGCTAGGGAGTTGAGGAAAGTCAATGGATTGAACAATTGCATTCAAACTGTCGTAGGTAGGCAAGTTGTCAGTGTAACGGAAAGAGTGGAAGGTGCGGAATTCTCATTTTCAAAGAGTTCATATTGCAATAGCGATGGAACAACGCAAAGAATTTTGGCTCCGAACAATGCTTGGGGTGTTATCACTTCGTCACCATCAGGATTAGTATGGGCGGATATATCTGAAGGAATCGTTGACTTGGAAGCGAGCAAGGATGCGACGTATTTGATTACGAATTCTGTAAATGCTTGCGGACAGAGTTTTGTGCACAGCGAGAATTTGGTGATTGATGGCAACCCTGTCTATGCGACATTGAATTTAATGCTTTGCGACAATGATACAGCAAAACTTCCGAATATGATTCAAGACTATGATCAAAAAGAGTTGTTGTATGATTTTTTACTTTACTATAATAGAAATGACGCGATAGCTGGGGGAAGTTCGGGTAGAGTGGACACGAGCAATATTAGGCCGGGAGCTTTGTATTATGTAAGAGGAGAAGATAAAGTGTCTGATTGTTTTACAGTATTGCCATCAGATGTTGTGTCATTGCCAGCGCCTGAGATTTTATCCATTACGAAGCATCCGGATCCAGTTTGCGAGGGGACAGGAGTCGATTTGAATACGGTAAGGTACACTTCCAATATTGTGGATCAAGATGAGTTGACGAAATATTTCTTTGAAGATCAAAGTTTGACGATACCTGTTCCCGATCCTACGAATGTCACTGTCACAGGGACGTACTGGATGATTTTAGAGGATAATTTGACTGGTTGCAGGTCTACAGCGCCTGCGGGAGTGAATGTGATTATCAATCCAATTGATCAGGCTACATTTAGTTATCCGGATTTTTGCGCTAATGAAGACGGACAACCATACCTTGATTCTGGAACTGTTCAGGGTGGTGATTTTTCGTTTAGATTGAATGGTTCAACAGGACCTTTTGTCACCCAGATTGGAATGACTACAATTGATAGGAATACGGGTATTATCATGGGAGCAGTTCAAAATATAGATTATCAAATTAGATATTCGACGGCATCAAACCCAGTATCGGTATGTCCTAATGAACATCTGGAGGTGTCAACAGCTTTGGAATACCCAACGTCCGACTTTAGTTATCCACTGGGATCATATTGCCAATCAGCTGAGAACCCAAGACCGACAATTTCAGGAACGACAGGAGGAGTTTTTTCTTACACCGCTCTTACAGGAGGAATGTTAGTAATAGATCCAAGGTCGGGTGAGGTGAATCTGACAGCTTCTGATTTAGGTAAGTATACTATTGAGTATAATGTTTCTATAGGGAATTGCAATTCTAAATCTCAAGTGGATTTAGAGATTATAGAATCTCCTAAAGTGAAATTCGAATACAGTTCTTCATCATATTGTCAAGGTAGAATAATTAATACTGTTAGCCCAAGATTTTTGGAAGGAGGAAGCGCTGGTCTATTTACCTCCACACCAGCAGGGCTTGACATTGAGGAGTCTTCAGGGATCATTACTTTGAAAACCAGTTTGGCAGGAAATTATGTTGTGACAAACACGATTCCTGAGCAATCAGGTTGTCCAGAAGCCTCATATAGTTTTCAGTTGTCAATATTGCAATCCCCGGAAATCACACTTCAAGACATTATAAATTATTGTCCTTATGATGGAGGAATAGATTTAGCGGATCCAAGTTACTATACAGGTGATTTGAGCGAGGTAACAAGGCGTTATTTTAACAATAGCCACGAGATTTTTCCAGATCCTGAAGGAAAAGTAATCGTCAATGCGGGCATGTACATTGTCGATGCGTTAGGTAAAAATGGATGTGCCACAGTTTTGGCAACTAGAGTTATTCAATTGGCGGAACCAACAATTACGATCAGAAGCTTGCCGGAACCGAAATGCCTTCCAGAGTCGTTTGACTTGACATCTTTGGATATTCAAATTGATTTTGATACCATGATAGGAGGTGTGGTTGATTATTTTGAGAGTCAATCTGACGCGGTTATGAACATTAATCCAGTCCCTGATCCGACAGATGTGCTAGGGACTTTGACAGGGAAATATTATTATATAAGAGCGGACAATACTAATGGTTGTTTCAATATTGACAGTGTGCGTTTATTCTCTGTTCCAAGGGATGATGCAAGCTTTAGTTTTGACGATTATTGCGAATCCAAGCCTAATGGAGCTTATGCAATAGCTACTCCTGGAGGGCTGTTTAGCTTTGCGAACTCCAGACTGTTGACGCTTGGAATCTCAGGGCCTACGATAGATCAAGTGACTGGGGAAATAACAGGAGGAGTGGGAGGGGATACTTATATGGTTAAATATTTGACAAGAAACCTTCCTGAAGATCCCTCCAAAGGTGTCTGCCCTTCAAGCATGGTAGTTCCGGTGATGTGTCTGGAAAATCCATTATTAGTAATTAATAACCCCGATCCAGTTTGTGGAGGAGGGACTGTTGATTTATCTGATCCGAGTATTACGGCTGGCAGTTCGCCGAATATTGAATTGTCGTATTATTTCCTCTATAGTGACGCTGATAATAAAGTTAATCCATTGACGGAATCGGAATATAAAAATGCTCCGGTGGGGACATACTATATAAGAGCCGAGTTTATGGATGGCTGTTATTCAATCAAGCCAGTGGAAGTTAAATCTGTTGGAGAACCGATGATAAGTTTTGCGATTGAGGAGGATGAAACATGCTCAAACAAAGCTTACAAGCTTATTGGAGTTCATGCTGAAAATTATAGTTCGTTTGCTTGGACTGACGATGGAGATGGTGCTTTGAGTGATGAGAATACTTTGAGTCCAACCTATACGCCTGTAGCTTCAGATGCTGGAAATGTTGTCAACATTACTTTGACGCTTCAGCCATTGCAAGGTTGTCCTTCTCCAGTTTCAAAAACATTTAGATTGAATATTATTGGCGCTCCGGAATCTGATGCGGGAGTGACGCCTGTTGATGTCTGCAATACAAGCACTAGTATCGATCTTATCGGGGTGATTGCCAATGGGAATCCAATGTGGACAAGCAATGGAACTGGTTCATTTGACGACCCAACCTCTGCAACAACATCTTACAACTTTTCCAATGATGACTATGTTGCTAAGAGAGTGGAGCTGACTTTGACCGTTGAGTCGTCAAGCTTGAGATGTGAAGAGGCCAAAAGCGGTAAAGTAGTGATGTTGGTGGATTCATTGAATGCTAGATTTTCTTATCCAAGTTCTTCGTTTTGCACAGGAGCTCAAAATCCAACACCGACTGTTGTGGAGTCAGGTGGCGAATTTACAGCGAATAGTTCAGACTTGTCAATTAATGCTTCCACGGGAGAGATAGACTTGTCGGCTAGTTTGGCAGGCACTTATATTGTTACTTATTCATTGACATCAAGCACAGTCTGTCCAAATGCTTCAACGTCCTCCACAATAAATATTATACAGTCGCCTGATGCCAGCTTTTCATATGCGGAAGGTTCGTATTGCAGAAGTCATGAAAATATTTTGCCTTCAACAGGTACTATTGGAGTGTTGTCAGCTAGTCCATCAGGTTTGGTTTTCGTGGATGCTTCGACAGGTGAGATTGATTTAGTGAATTCTAGCCCGAATACTTATACAATAACAAATAGTCTTTCCTCAGGAGGATGCGTTGCTCCACCTGCTACATTTGATTTGACGGTAATTGACTTTCCTGCTTTGGTTATTAACGATCCGGATCCAATTTGCGCTGGAGAATATGTGGATTTGACATCTCCTGATATCACCAGAGGGACGCCGGATATATCGTCGTTGACATTTGCATATTATTTGAATGAAAGAGATGCATGGCTTGGAAGCAATATTGGCACCGTGCCGGATCCAACACAAGTGACGGGAGGAATCTATTATATTCGAGCGACGAATATAAATACTAATTGCTCAAATGTTAAGCCTGTTAATGTTATTGAAAACGAATTGCCGATGGCAGTGGTGGTGAATCCGGATCCAATTTGCGAACCGAACACGGTTGATTTATTTTTGAGTGTAATGACAACAGATGAAGTTCATTTTTATCCTACACTCAATGATGCGGAATCGGACACAAATATGATTCCTGATGCCGATGCCATGACGGTTAGTATTAGTGGAACATATTATGCCAGAGTGGAAAATTCATTTGGATGTTTTATTGTCAAGCCTGTGGTAGTGAGAATTGTAGCCAAGGAGGATCCTGGATTTAATTTCAATGATTTTTGCTTTGGAGAAGAAAACAAACCGACAGACATAGTAACGTTGGGAGGTACATTTAGCTTTGTTGGCACTGTCGCTGGAGGAGCTATGATAAATCCATCTACTGGGCAAATATCGAATGAGGAAGAAGGAGCGACTTATGTAGTTCAATATAGAACGAATGGAATGTGTCCTGATAGCAGCAAGGTGTCTGTAAAAGTGAAGAATTTGGATGACGCTGCTTTTACTTATGGAAGAAATTGTGATGGAGATCCTATTGTGCCTGCTTATGTGGTGTTGCCTGGAGGTGCTTTTTCAATTAACGATCCTACTGGAAGCGCGCAAATTAATTCTCAAACAGGGGAAGTCACCAATTACATTGTAGGGAATGTATTTTTCGTTTTTTATGAAACTGATGGGGCTCCAAGTTCGGAATGTCCAAATAGCTCTTCTGAAGAGGAGTTGGTTTTGGCTAAGTCGGATCCTAGTTTTTACTACCCGAGCTTTTGTGCTGACAAGCCTGTCCCAGCCATTGTGACAGGAGATGCTGGAGGAACATTTGAGTTTGTTGTAATGCCGGGGGATGGAGCGACGATTGATGAAACAACCGGTTTGATAAGCAATGCTAGGCCAGGAGAGACGTATACTGTCTCTTATACTTCTCCGCAACCATGCCCTGATAAGATGATAAATCAAGTAAGGGTTCTGCCGATAGGTGACTCGAGCTTTGATTTTCCAGATTTTTGCGCGGCAAGTGGAGGCATGCCATCCAAAGTGGCTACCCCGGGAGGTTTGTTTTCATTTGACTCTCCGCCTTCTGAAGGAGAAATTATTGATCCTGCGACCGGCTTTATTTCCAATGCTAAAGAAAATGTTATCTACAGAGTAAGGTATACATTGGAGGATGCTCCAACTTACTGCTACAGTTCTACGGTAGTATCAACAATGGCGGAGCCGGTATTCAAATCTTGTCCTGGGGACATAGTGATAAGCGATACGGACGCGGGTAAATGTTCTGCGAAAGTGTTCTGGACTCCACCTACACTATCTACAGCCTGCGCTGGGTTGAGAGTCACAAGCAATTATAGCCCGGGGGATGAATTTCCAGTAGGTGTGACTACAGTCAGGTATGTGGCAGGCATTGACCCTGCGAATCCTGTGGCGATTTGCGAATTTAATATTCTTGTAAGGGATAATACTCCCCCTGAAATTGAAAATTGCGGTGTGACGATGAGTTTTGAAGCGGATCCTGTTACCTTGACTTATCCAATTCCTGATGTTGCAAAGGCAACAGATAATTGTGGTTTACTAAGTGTGACGCAAAGTCCTGCTGCGGGAACTATTGTAGGTTTGGGAACTCATGTAGTTGAAGTTGAAGCTGAAGACATATATGGAAAGAAAGCAATGTGTGAAATATACATTCAGGTATTTGATCCTTCTGTGATTTGTCCGCCATCGGTTGATGTGGAACAATCTGGTGCAAATTGCCAAGCCCCGGTTCCTGATATTACTGGAGTCTTTATGCATGAAAACCCGTTGCTTATTGATGTTGAACAAACTCCAGCCGCTGGAGATCTTATTAGCGTAGGCAAAAGCCAAATTCATGTAACAGGAGTGAATCCTTCTGGTAATAGAGTTGGTTGTTTTGTGCCTTTAAATGTATATTCTGTTCCTGTAGCGATGTGCAAGCCTGCTGACGTTTATTTGGATGAAAATGGCAAAGGAGTATTGGATCCGTTATTGTTAAACAATGGTTCTTTTGATCCATGCTATGATCCTTCAGAATTAGTATTTTCTGTATCCAAATCTCGTTTTGAATGTAGTGACAGAGGCTCTGAGAATGTGTTGTTATTGGTGACAAATCCTTCTGGAAAGTCCACTTCTTGTAGCGGAACAGTCTCAGTATTGGATACGATATCTCCAATAGTGATTACAAAGAATGCAAAACTATATTTAGATGATAATGGCATGGTCTTGCTAGCGACTAGCCAGATTGATGATGGTTCTTTTGATAATTGCTCGGCGCAATTGAATTTGACATTGAGCAAGAATGATTTTGATTGCGATGATCTTGGTGCCAATAACGTTGAGTTGACTGCTATGGATGAATCAGGAAGTTCATCTTCAGGATCAGCTGTAGCTTATGTGTTTGACACTATCGCTCCAAAAATTACTTGTCCTCCTCCCGTTGAATTTAAAGTCGCCAATGATGAAATTTACCTCATAGATAGTTTGGTGAAATATCTCAAACCTGAAGATGTTCGTGAGAACTGTACATTGATAAGCCTTACGCAAATACCGGAGTACAATACTCCAATAAATCATGGAAATAACTTCGTGCGATTGGAAGGAATTGACCAGTCAAATAATGTTGGAAGTTGCCAAACATATATCAAGCTTAACCTTGATAGCATAGATTTCGAAACTCAAAAGACATATTATGTAGCGGAAGGTTCCTGCACGATTGTTTTGCCGGATATTGGTCAGGAAGTTGTGGATAGAAACCCTGGCTTGACCAATGTCAAGCAATATCCTAGTCCAGGAGAAGTGTTTGATATAGGTTCTCACCGAGTGATTTTGACAGGAATTGATAAAAATGGGCTTGAATTCGTTTTTGTCATAGATGTCATGGTAGTTGATCAAAATCCACCAGTTGCTAGGTGCAGGTCTAAAGTAGAGATTTACTTGAATGATAAGGAAGTCGCGATGCTTGCTCCCGCTCAAGTCGATAGTGGTTCATTTGACTTGTGTAGTAGTGTGAATGTGAGTTTGAGCAGGGATGAGTTTTATTGCAGAGATCTAGGAGATAATACGGTTGATTTATTTGTCGAGGACGCTTATGGCAATCAAAGTTATTGTACTTCAGATGTTTTTGTAGGTTTGCAAGGACGCGACACGCTTTTGATCACAGGTTGTCCAGTGGATACGATAACTGTGGATAATGACCTCGATCAATGCGGAGCAAACGTATATTGGACGGAGCCTGTCAAGACCGTAAGTTGCGTGGAGGTGACTTCAAATTATAAGTCCGGAGATTTCTTCCCTGTTGGCGTGACCAAAGTCGAGTATGACGCTAAAGCAGGTCCTTATATGAGGTCTTGTGTATTTTATGTTAAGGTAATAGATCAACAAGGCCCAGTGATTACCTGTCCAAATAATATCAAGTCATGCGAAAGCTTTGTAAATGTACCTAAGCCAACTATTGATGATAATTGCCCTGTTGTTGAAGTGAAGAACTCGTTTAATGGAACGGATGATGCTAGTGGATTTTACCCTGTTGGAGACACTACTTATGTCACTTGGACAGTCTTGGACAACCAAGGAAAAAAGGATGAATGCGTCATGACCGTCGCGGTAGCGCCGGAGGGTAAGATAAGTTTACCTGCTTCCGATACAGTTAGGCTTGGCGATGAAATTACATTGAGACCCCAAGCATCCGGAGTGAATCGGTTTGAATGGAGTCCATCGACGTATTTGAATGACCCGAATATTGAAAATCCAATTTGCAAACCTGACAATACGATTACTTATGATCTGAAGGCTTGGTGGGATGGATACTCAGAGTGCTCGGTTTATGGTAAAATTGAAATAGTAGTCGAGGAAGCTTTGGATATTCCGGATGTGTTTACCCCTGATGGAGATGGAGTCAATGACACCTTTGAAATTATTGGAGCGAAGAATTTTCCAAATGCGGTGTTGCAAATTTATAATAGATTTGGTGATAGAATATTTCATACAACAGATATACTCAATGATGAATGGGATGGTACAAGAAATGGATCCGACCTTCCTGTTGCGACATATTACTATGTGCTGGATTTGAATAATCAAGAAGGTCGTGTGATTAATGGCGTTGTGACTATCATCAGATAA
- a CDS encoding multidrug effflux MFS transporter yields MNYTLKSSSSKRFIVMLAAISAFGPLCIDLYLPALSDIADHYRSTIEWAEYSISIFFLGFGIGQLVGGPLSDNFGRKPTIIQGLGILSISTIGIIFSPEIEWLIFFRLIQAIGGGLVVVNASAIVRDYFDGSESASILSNVASITMLAPMVAPLIGSYILKFGDWKTIIFFMLVYAVVLMTVVQFTLKESLQATNQANSLNKILDNYKQVFKSKYGMGYLLAGSFATAGMFTFITKSSYIYMDYFGVSSDLFPYFFGANVLVMILLTKLSARIVKKHSPHTMVKSGLIINSLAGLALLLYTQMTSSPQLHVVLVLNICFIGSLGFIYGNVSACFLSYFPNFSGSANSLFGIIRFTLGSLAGVVVALFGTNIQAPFIVMFLCAAIASVSFALLTPKSGK; encoded by the coding sequence ATGAACTACACACTAAAATCCTCTTCTTCTAAAAGGTTTATAGTCATGCTCGCCGCCATCAGTGCATTTGGCCCGTTATGTATTGACCTGTACCTTCCCGCTTTATCAGACATAGCTGATCATTACCGCTCCACTATCGAATGGGCGGAGTACTCAATAAGTATTTTCTTTTTAGGCTTTGGCATAGGACAGTTAGTTGGAGGACCTCTATCCGATAATTTTGGAAGAAAGCCAACCATCATACAAGGACTAGGCATTTTAAGCATCAGCACGATCGGCATTATCTTCAGTCCAGAAATTGAGTGGCTGATTTTTTTTAGATTAATTCAAGCTATTGGAGGAGGTTTGGTCGTAGTAAACGCTTCCGCTATCGTAAGGGATTACTTCGACGGAAGCGAAAGCGCCAGCATCCTTTCCAACGTCGCCAGTATCACCATGCTGGCTCCTATGGTCGCTCCGCTGATCGGTTCTTACATACTAAAGTTTGGAGACTGGAAAACCATTATTTTCTTTATGCTCGTGTATGCGGTTGTTTTGATGACAGTCGTTCAATTCACTCTGAAAGAAAGCCTTCAGGCAACCAACCAAGCCAACAGCTTGAATAAAATTCTCGATAACTACAAACAAGTTTTCAAATCCAAATACGGCATGGGATACCTACTCGCCGGTTCATTTGCCACAGCAGGCATGTTCACTTTCATCACCAAATCATCTTACATCTACATGGATTATTTCGGAGTTTCCTCTGATCTTTTTCCTTATTTCTTTGGAGCAAATGTGCTTGTGATGATATTGCTTACAAAATTAAGCGCCAGAATTGTTAAAAAGCATTCTCCTCACACAATGGTCAAGTCCGGATTGATCATTAACTCATTGGCAGGGTTGGCTCTTCTTCTTTACACGCAAATGACAAGCTCGCCGCAACTTCATGTTGTCCTTGTATTAAATATTTGTTTTATCGGATCGCTTGGCTTCATCTATGGAAATGTTAGCGCATGTTTTCTTTCTTATTTTCCTAATTTTAGCGGATCGGCAAATTCCTTATTCGGAATCATACGCTTTACTTTAGGTTCTTTAGCCGGCGTAGTTGTAGCGCTTTTCGGAACCAATATTCAAGCGCCATTCATAGTCATGTTCTTATGCGCGGCAATAGCGTCAGTATCTTTCGCTTTACTGACGCCCAAATCCGGCAAATAG
- a CDS encoding rhodanese-like domain-containing protein has product MKKILLILLAIINLTASCQEKKHKDIDVKQLNEILASNKVQLLDVRTPQELKRGKIEYAVNINVKDNDFISQAENTIDKNEPVYIYCHSGGRSATAARKLTQAGYENVINVDGGITDWIANGYAVNLEEDNSSINMDKVNLFIKKLDNKPMTVVNFYATWCGSCKKNRPILDKLSTDFTQFEYIHLDVDKHPDIFKYYKLQAVPSLLIFKGSKMESQNDGLIKEGELRNKLNSIASSL; this is encoded by the coding sequence ATGAAAAAAATCTTATTGATATTGCTAGCCATTATCAATCTCACAGCTTCCTGCCAAGAGAAAAAGCACAAAGACATTGATGTCAAGCAATTAAATGAAATATTAGCCTCAAATAAAGTTCAGTTATTGGATGTTCGCACGCCCCAGGAACTGAAAAGAGGAAAAATTGAATATGCGGTAAATATTAATGTCAAGGATAATGACTTTATCAGCCAAGCTGAAAACACAATTGATAAAAACGAGCCTGTTTACATTTATTGCCATTCTGGAGGCAGAAGCGCCACGGCAGCCCGAAAATTAACTCAAGCAGGATACGAAAATGTCATCAATGTGGATGGAGGCATTACTGATTGGATTGCTAACGGGTACGCTGTTAATCTTGAAGAAGACAACTCTTCGATAAACATGGACAAAGTAAATCTATTTATTAAGAAACTTGATAACAAACCGATGACTGTTGTGAATTTTTACGCGACATGGTGTGGAAGTTGCAAGAAAAACAGGCCAATATTGGACAAATTATCAACGGATTTTACTCAATTTGAATATATTCACCTTGATGTCGACAAGCATCCTGACATATTTAAATATTACAAACTTCAAGCGGTACCAAGCCTATTGATTTTCAAAGGCTCTAAAATGGAAAGCCAAAATGACGGATTGATAAAAGAAGGCGAATTGCGAAACAAGCTAAATTCGATAGCTTCCTCCCTGTAA